From the genome of Malus domestica chromosome 04, GDT2T_hap1, one region includes:
- the LOC103411595 gene encoding F-box protein At3g07870-like, whose protein sequence is MEKSEVCLSHPPKSIHGQAKQEEEEKEEKHDKQAYILQLPDHIIVEIFCKIPTKTLILCQCVCKDWHRFLSDIEFMRGLFSRTHTCLLVQGNPQIQCPWGWQIKHTHFLVGLKHKWNGNHVALKLCRDPIFRTGDIHIVSSYNGLLLCEDRLMGSVSLYISNPITAESLAIPKPSKIRFTNCYSGFGFSPISDVYKVVLINKPNNESKEPGARVLTVGCTTWRIIEGFEIFALSYGTHHNGFIHWLGRRMDSLGIFAFDVETEHFQQFPLPPCQFDMDNVPNYKLGVMKSCISLTVHSLNSVTVWMMKEYGVKESWTQELEICKNSGDCRSYYFKSVNFTEEGKVLILGRDGCLRVYFPNTGGFAWIHIDGISWNSGALVHVPSFVSLKDVIRG, encoded by the coding sequence ATGGAAAAATCCGAAGTGTGCCTAAGCCACCCCCCAAAGTCCATTCATGGACAGgcaaaacaagaagaagaagaaaaagaagaaaagcatgATAAGCAAGCCTATATTCTGCAATTACCAGACCACATTATAGTGGAGATCTTCTGCAAAATCCCAACCAAAACGCTCATCCTGTGCCAATGTGTGTGCAAGGATTGGCATCGTTTCCTCTCAGATATTGAATTCATGAGGGGTCTATTTTCACGAACTCATACTTGCCTTTTGGTCCAAGGGAATCCCCAAATACAGTGCCCATGGGGATGGCAGATTAAACACACCCACTTCTTGGTCGGCCTGAAGCACAAGTGGAACGGAAACCATGtggcactgaagctttgtagagaCCCAATTTTCCGAACTGGAGATATACATATTGTGAGTTCATACAACGGTTTGCTTCTATGCGAAGACAGGTTGATGGGATCGGTGAGTCTTTACATATCCAATCCCATTACCGCTGAGTCTTTAGCTATTCCTAAACCTTCGAAAATCCGTTTTACAAATTGTTATTCTGGCTTTGGGTTTAGTCCCATCAGTGATGTCTATAAAGTTGTTCTGATTAATAAGCCAAACAATGAGTCCAAGGAACCGGGGGCGAGGGTTCTCACCGTTGGTTGTACTACTTGGAGAATCATCGAAGGTTTTGAGATTTTCGCATTATCATATGGTACTCATCATAATGGATTTATTCATTGGTTAGGCCGGCGTATGGATTCTCTCGGGATCTTTGCTTTTGATGTTGAAACTGAGCATTTCCAGCAATTTCCACTACCCCCTTGTCAGTTTGATATGGACAATGTGCCTAATTATAAGCTTGGAGTCATGAAAAGTTGCATCTCTTTGACTGTTCATTCGCTTAATAGTGTAACTGTTTGGATGATGAAGGAGTATGGCGTTAAGGAGTCTTGGACCCAAGAGCTTGAAATTTGCAAGAACTCGGGTGACTGTCGTTCATATTATTTCAAATCGGTGAACTTTACCGAGGAAGGAAAAGTATTGATACTAGGTAGGGACGGATGTTTGCGAGTTTATTTTCCTAATACAGGGGGCTTTGCGTGGATTCATATCGATGGGATATCATGGAACAGTGGCGCACTTGTCCACGTTCCAAGCTTTGTTTCACTTAAAGATGTTATCAGAGGTTAG
- the LOC103411565 gene encoding uncharacterized protein: MEANQTSMKWKRPSPVMRISNGVKSQIQLHTHRSDQARNCDGDSKLPSSESLRKRPRSLDQIMEGSLTGTLLRSTLIKDLRVKRVFSPTSDPPENVNDHQKLGIGFGSHEPENGPKAAKNDGLESSGNGISRSGPNVADSESIGTENSEMGFVLDDASLKSPASKGIGGSAQQCAQKSSPDAKANSFRVNVDYQTKSVLKPRQRVFKAPGSFSYRRLLPYLNDMAKDNSCMLEFRQQPNLNKGLEGKPFQGKRASENQAGFLHQFNEQKLSRECPTNGSSAQLETVQVSSNDTSNDSVASESPSMTVVDECRSKPPVDEQVEICDLGFSCKVQKLNSPSPFSSSAVEDSLVNKDHVIDVYADGDTPVENAGTADKAVNGFPGEAQNVKDKNPNSHSIVEECYSCKDSEVGQNINLLQNDGMRKNDMGYLCKDQNPNHLNEQRVGNAGDILNQIDDSNEDDCQMTPPDAEILGKLKGEVKRVSEEGYVLQSTNEGSEMPSTAFNHRDVPSVDIKRHESTPKRNLVLNPCSRLKLFRSPGSISYRRLLPFLMDMEKTNSAANTDKDLKQKQLSPVTPNQQETPMDKSEGLKFQSKHQICDPGTLPTPQLVTANGSSNDGGQNLTSPEHVPESQMPIDLQEEHYAEQAVSGKQSKLETRPEIMSSEQETDAPVTLLCPSTSLKDGAISVSDSLSDKPEEEGISSRATLSNGGKPLQANSFSQNSSEIAATVSSGIHEVGPRKGILKRNPRGCRGLCSCLNCASFRLHAERAFEFSRNQMQDAEEVALDLMKELSNLRKILELSAASATNPSMNLNEVKEACRRASEAEGIARNRLGEMNYDLNIHSRVTCLQEPSVTFANYVEEKVIPKEKFSSS, from the exons ATGGAAGCAAACCAAACCTCCATGAAATGGAAGCGGCCTTCACCTGTAATGCGGATCAGCAACGGCGTCAAATCTCAGATCCAGCTCCACACCCACCGATCCGATCAGGCCAGAAATTGTGACGGCGATTCTAAGCTTCCGAGCTCCGAATCACTCCGGAAAAGACCCAGATCATTAGATCAGATCATGGAAGGATCTTTAACCGGCACCTTGCTCCGGAGCACCCTGATCAAAGATCTCCGCGTCAAACGGGTATTTTCCCCAACCTCTGACCCGCCTGAGAACGTGAACGACCACCAAAAATTAGGGATTGGATTCGGTTCGCATGAACCAGAAAATGGTCCCAAGGCGGCGAAGAACGATGGGTTGGAGAGTTCTGGAAATGGGATTTCTCGCTCTGGTCCAAATGTGGCTGATTCGGAGAGCATAGGGACTGAGAATTCAGAAATGGGGTTTGTGTTGGATGATGCCAGTCTTAAATCCCCGGCCAGTAAAGGGATCGGTGGCTCCGCTCAGCAATGTGCCCAGAAATCATCACCCGATGCGAAGGCAAATAGTTTTCGTGTCAATGTCGATTATCAAACCAAATCG GTCCTTAAGCCTCGACAGAGAGTGTTTAAAGCTCCCGGCTCATTCAGTTATAGACGATTGCTTCCGTATTTAAACGATATGGCGAAAGACAATTCTT GTATGCTTGAGTTTCGTCAACAGCCAAATCTTAATAAAGGTTTGGAAGGAAAACCGTTCCAGGGTAAGCGGGCTTCTGAAAATCAAGCAGGTTTCTTGCATCAATTTAATGAGCAGAAACTTTCCAGGGAGTGTCCTACCAATGGTTCTTCTGCTCAGCTGGAAACTGTACAAGTTTCTTCAAATGACACATCTAATGATAGTGTTGCTTCGGAATCACCATCTATGACTGTGGTTGATGAGTGTCGGTCAAAGCCACCTGTTGATGAACAGGTTGAAATTTGTGATTTGGGATTTTCTTGCAAAGTTCAGAAGTTAAATTCTCCGAGCCCCTTTTCCTCATCAGCTGTGGAGGACTCTCTAGTTAATAAGGATCATGTTATTGACGTGTATGCTGATGGTGATACACCAGTAGAGAATGCGGGGACTGCCGATAAAGCTGTTAATGGGTTTCCGGGCGAAGCTCAAAATGTGAAAGATAAAAATCCCAACTCACATTCGATTGTGGAGGAGTGCTATTCATGCAAGGATAGTGAAGTTGGTCAGAACATAAACCTACTTCAGAATGATGGGATGAGAAAAAATGACATGGGCTATCTTTGTAAAGACCAAAATCCAAATCACTTAAATGAGCAGAGAGTTGGTAATGCCGGTGACATTTTGAATCAGATAGATGATTCAAACGAAGACGATTGCCAGATGACACCACCAGATGCTGAGATCTTAGGGAAACTTAAGGGGGAAGTAAAAAGAGTTAGTGAAGAAGGATATGTTCTTCAGAGTACAAATGAAGGTTCGGAGATGCCATCCACTGCATTCAATCATAGAGATGTTCCATCTGTTGATATTAAGAGACATGAATCTACTCCCAAGAGAAATCTG GTTTTAAATCCATGTTCACGACTCAAGTTGTTTAGGAGTCCGGGATCAATTAGCTACAGAAGATTGCTTCCATTTCTTATGGACATGGAGAAGACTAACTCTG CTGCCAATACTGATAAGGATTTGAAACAAAAGCAACTGTCACCAGTGACTCCTAATCAGCAAGAAACACCAATGGATAAATCAGAGGGCTTGAAATTTCAATCAAAGCATCAAATTTGTGATCCCGGTACTCTACCGACACCACAACTAGTGACAGCTAATGGCTCATCTAACGATGGTGGACAGAATTTAACTTCTCCAGAGCACGTCCCTGAATCTCAAATGCCAATTGATTTACAAGAGGAACATTATGCTGAGCAGGCTGTATCAGGTAAACAAAGTAAACTGGAAACACGCCCTGAGATAATGAGTTCGGAACAAGAAACAGATGCACCAGTCACTTTATTATGCCCCAGTACTTCCTTAAAAGACGGTGCAATATCAGTCAGTGATTCATTATCTGATAAACCTGAAGAGGAAGGCATAAGTTCAAGAGCAACATTATCTAATGGTGGGAAGCCACTTCAAGCTAATAGCTTTTCTCAGAACTCATCCGAAATTGCTGCCACAGTTTCTTCAGGTATTCATGAAGTTGGTCCCAGAAAAGGGATCCTTAAAAGAAATCCACGAGGATGCAGAGGACTCTGCTCGTGTTTGAATTGTGCTTCGTTTAGACTCCATGCAGAGAGAGCATTTGAGTTCTCTAGAAATCAGATGCAAGATGCTGAAGAAGTAGCCTTAGATTTGATGAAAGAACTATCCAATTTACGTAAGATATTAGAATTATCAGCTGCTAGTGCAACTAATCCCAGCATGAACTTAAACGAG gtTAAAGAAGCTTGCAGGAGAGCATCTGAAGCGGAAGGCATTGCAAGAAACCGCCTCGGTGAAATGAATTATGATCTCAACATTCACTCCAGAGTCACA TGCTTGCAGGAACCAAGTGTCACATTTGCAAATTACGTTGAAGAAAAAGTCATTCCGAAAGAAAAGTTTTCAAGCAGCTAG